The following DNA comes from Odocoileus virginianus isolate 20LAN1187 ecotype Illinois chromosome 26, Ovbor_1.2, whole genome shotgun sequence.
AAGCACGCATTCCCTTGCAGCAAGCGAGCAAGCGGGCGGGCAGCAAGAACTGAGCAAATTGAGTGATTCCAGGCCAGAGAGGCTTGGGAGGAAAGGTGTTCAGCCAGTCGGTTTTAAGGCACTCGTCGGCACCTGCTGAAACCCTCCCACCCGACAGCCCCCTCCTCAAAGACTGTCTCATTACACATGGCAGGTTCTAGAGACTCGGGGAGAGCTGCTTTCAAGGCCACTACGCATCTGTGCTCCTAGCCCAACCCCATTTGCCTTGTGTTCATCCTGTTCTTTTGTGACATGAGACTGCAAAGACCAATAAAGGAATATATTTGAGAAGGACAAAAGGCTTGGGGTGCCCACCGTGTGGGGGCGCTGCAAGAAGCCTTTGCCAGGGTGTCTTGTGCTGTGTGGTTTGTTGTGTTTgctcctttattttgttttgcttgccCAGTCTTCCCTTACCCTCGGACACTTCTTACCCCTCAGGCAAATCTCTGTTCAGGCTCTGCTTTAAAGCAAGCCTAAAGGCCGTCGGAGATTCTGTTTAAGGTAGTAAAAAAATCCCAcaagatttaaaaagcaaatgtccTCATGTCTCTTAGGATTAGAagaattacataaaaattaataaaaattttcattgatGGAAAAATGTGTCTTGTAATTCTTTGGCTCTTGCCTCGTTGAGTGAATCATAGAGGAAGACTCTTGGCCATGTTTGCTCCCTAATCGCTTGTCTTGTATGGTGTCATCTTTTCTAGCTGTTTTGATATTTGTTAGGTTTGCAGATGAGTTTGGGGCCTCTGGCAACATAGAGACTAAGGAACAgggtaagaaaaaaacaaatgttccAATCATGTTATTTGTAACACATATTCCTGTGGAACTGAAAGTCTTCCATGTTCCTCACCCTTCTTCTAGGTGTGGTATCCGTGAGCTTCGAAGAAGATGAAGACAGGAACTTGTGTTTAATAGCATATCCATTAAAAGGGGACCATGGAACTGTGGACAGTGTAGATAATTCAGACTGTGAACCAAAAAGTAAGCTGCTCAGGTGGACGAACAAAAAACATCACGTTCTAGAAACGGACAAGACCTCTAAGGAATGGGTACGGCAACACCGGAAAGAGGAAAAGGTGAAGAGGTGGGTATAGACTTGAGAGGGGACTGGACtcgggaggaggggagggatctCAGGCATAGCCCGTCCCCCGGGGCTGAGGACTCACATGATGGACTTGGTAGGTGCCTTGTCACTCTGGGGTCCATTCCCACATGGCGTGCCCAGCTGCTTTTTGCTTGACTCTGAGTTAGATTGCGCCATTTCGGGTAAAACAAGTGTCGTGGCAGCTGTGAGAGAGTTTCAGCCACTCATTCCTCCTGCAACTGTCCTATGCCAGGCCCTGCGTGGCATTTGGGAATGTAGCAGGGACCCAGACAGAAGCCATCCGTTACTGCAGATTGTTCCCTGATAGTGGGAGACAGAGTGGATGCATCTTGGGGATCCCCCTAGGCAGAACCCTCCCAAGTGGTACACCTTGACAGAGCTTATGAGAAGataaattatgtatgtatatgtattaaaaacgtagctaaggacttccctggcggctctgataaagaatctgcctgccagtgcaggagccacaggttcaatccctggtctgggaagatcccacaggcctcagagcagctgagcccagtGCCCACggctcctgagcctgtgtgccctagagccagcACTATGCAGCACAAGAAGGCACCGCAAggggagcctgtgtgctgcagctggagagtggcccctgcttgtcacaaccagagaaaagcccacagagcACACCCAgagataattttgctttttaaaagtgtaGCCAAGTAGATTGACTTATTCTCATGAAATTTCACTTCAGCCTCTGTCTCCAGCGTCCTGAGTTAGGGAACTTGGATGTACTAGAAGCCAGGGAGTGGTACTGCCTAGAAGGTGGGAGCACGAAAGGCTGTCTTGTGGGGtgtgggctggaggcaggggctgTCCTTGCATCTTAGGTTTTCCTAAAGCAGCAAGCTAaccccttaattttttttaaatcacctgtCTTCAGATGTGATATACTACAGTAAAATGTACCCATTTGAAATGTTTAATGTGTCCACTGAAACAGCCACCACATCAAAGTGTCAAAGTTCCTATCACTGCAGAAAGTTCCTTCATGCCTCTTTGCCCCTGACTTCTGTCTGATGAGATGTTATGACTTATCAGCTGCTTGTCTCTTTATAGCCATAAGTTAGAAGAAGAATTTGAGTGGCTGAAGAAATCTGAAGTTTTGTACTACAGTGTAGAGAAAAAGGGGAATGTAAGTTCTCAGCTTAAACACTACAACCCTTGGAGCATGAAGTGTCACCAGCAACAGTTACAGAGAATGAAGGAGAATGCGAAACATCGGAACCAGTACAGTATCCTTTGCTCGTAGGACATCTCTGcattgggggggaggggaggacaagGGAGGAGACCCTTCAGGCTTGGAGAGAGAAATTGGATTTTTTCAAGTCATGGTTGTGCCAGGACACCCTGTGTGATAACTGGGCAGGCATCACTTCCCTCTGGGCTGAGGACTGGTCTGGGAATGCAGGTGCTGGTGAGGAAGTTGAATGGGTTCCTGGGGGTGAGAGTCACCTCATGGAGGGACCAACTTGCATTCGGGGTGCTTTACCTTGGAGTACAAGGAGCTGGTTTATGTTTTCACACACTTGGAGAAGTCCCCAAGTAGAGCTTAATTGCCAGGGTGTGCGGTGGGGTTGGACTGATCTTTCAGTCTGGTTTACCAGGCTGCCACatgaagaaatcacaaaggaaagaaaggttcctttctttttttcaatcagGGAACCTGGATGTACACTATAGAGTAATGCATTGAACCTAGTAGTCACCCAGTTTCAGCAGTTGGTTAACCCACTTATGTCAGTCTCCTGTGTCTATACACCCAGCACCCCCAATTGAACTCTCTCTGAAGCAAGTGTCAGAGAATTCATCTGTATACACTTCAGCatgtatctctaaaagataaagatattttaaaacattaatactATCATTACTCCTTGAAAAGTGGACAGTAATTCCTTACTGTCAAAAATATCTaatttgttttcccattttcctAATTGTctcataaatgttttatttatggtttgcTCGAATGTGGGTCCAAATTATGTTCATATGTTGCATTCGGTTGAATCgtttaagtcttttaaaatacatttgtttttttcttcttggaaattTCTTGTCAGAGAAACTGGGTCTTCTAGAGTTACCCACCCTCTGGATTTTACTGATTACATCTTGTGGTGTCTTTTACACATTACTCTTTCCCCTCTGTTTGCATTAAATTGATAATTTGATCTACAGGCTTGATCAGATTCAGGGTCAGTTTGAGGGAGAGGGGGCAAGACTCCATCAGAGATGGTATTTACCTGTTGATTGGGAAGCAGAGTTTCATTGTCCTTCTCTTTTGTATTGCCATTGCCTTAGatccattttttaattaggtggttttttgttattcctttttcattcacaagctggaatcctgCTGTAAAGAGAAGCTTTTCCTCATCAACTACGTGCTTATTATGAAGTATAGTTCAAATAGGAAAGGCAggttaaatgtttattttccttagtTTACTATTTGAAATAATGAGATGGTTTCTTAACATCCTCCAAAGGTAACCAGTGAGGTTTTCCGCATCATCATGAACCCATGaatttgttttaagtttttgactgtggcatgtgggatcttagttccctgaccagggatcaaacctgtaccccctgcagtggaagtagaaagtcctaaccactggactgccagggaattccctaaacaTATTTGACGTGTTTTAGTTCATTGCAGTTATCTCTGATGCTACAATTGTCCCACGCTTGGCGAGTGGGAGTCTTTTTAAATAGGCTCCTGAGTCATTTTTACACAAGCATAGTCGTCTGTGATAGCTGCCTTACTTTTCTGGAATGAAGAGATGGTACAGGGTCAGGTATGTTTCGTACTCCAGATGTGAATTCAGTCATTCCTCTAAGGCAGGGGTTGCGAGCTTTTTcagtaaagggccagatagtataGACTTTGCAGGCCATACACTGTATCACAGCTCTGTCATttgtagcatgaaagcagccatagatgaTGTAAATGAATGAACGTGGCTGTATTCTAGTTAAACTCTTATTTATGTTTGCTGAGACTTGAATTTCATTCAACTTTCATGTGTcatgaaaaattatatacactTTTGAcctcttaaaaatatgaaaactgaaaattccctggtggtccagtggttaggatgccatgctctcactgccaagggcctgggttcaatccctaaccagggaactcagatcccacaggccatgtgaccagaaaaagaaaaaatgcatttctaaGAACCCCTTGTTCCTAACTTACCAGCTGTAGAGCAGTGAGTGGGGGGCCGTGGTTCACCAGTCCATGCTCTGGGAGCACTGGGCTGggcattgtgctaagtcacttctgttgtgtccaactcttcgcaaccctgtggactggagcctgccaggcccttctgtccatgggattctccaggcaagaatactggagtgagttgctatgccctcctccaggggatctttctgatgcagggatagaacctgcgtctcttatgtctcctgacttggcaggcaagttctttaccactagcaccacctgggaagccccaggggaaCTCGTACATCTGGTCATTGTTTTCGGCCTTTTCAGTGTCCCCATCTgggaaatacatatttatttcaaaagagaaaacttaaTAGTTCCTAAGTGATGTTTCTAGTTCTTATTTAAGATTGGGATTACTGAACTTACTGATGTTCTGTGATTTAGGACAGGATGTTGTTGGACTGTGGTCCCACATCTTGCTGAGTTCAGGAAATGGTGTGTATGTTTCCCATGCTGCGCTCAGGCCAGTTCCCTGGCAAGAATTGCAGGTGCCTTTTAGTCTTCTGGTCAGCCCTGGGCTGCCCGCCTGGGAGACAGCAGGATTTCTGGGATGCCATGTGCAGGCCCTGCACCCTGGGAGTGCCATGGAGCAGCACCTTTTTTTCAGAGGGGCCTTGTCCTTAACCACTCAGAATTTATCTTACTGGAGAACCTGACTTCCCGTTACGAGGTGCCTTGTGTCCTGGACCTCAAGATGGGGACGCGCCAGCATGGTGACGACGCTTCCGAGGAGAAGGCAGCTAACCAGATCCGCAAGTGCCAGCAGAGCACGTCGGCAGTCATCGGTGTGCGCGTGTGCGGCATGCAGGTGAGGCGCGGCGGGGGCGGGCACTCGCCCCGCGGCAGAGCCCCCTTCTCGGGAGATTCCAGATGTGACTCATCTGTTGCTCTCTGGTGAGAAAGGAAAGCCTGTGTGCGTGCGTAAGGCTCTCTGGGACTGGCCGACCTGACTGAGTCCAGAAGCCGTGGaccagagagggagaaaggggagacaCTGGGCACTCTCCACCAGCCCACACCCTGAGCAGAGGGCTGTATCCCAGTGGGTGTTGATTGGCAAGGACAGGGCCTCGTGTGACTGGTGTACTTAAGTTGAAGGATCGGGTCCAGGGCTGTCGTCTTGCTGCCACTCTCCTGGGGCTGGGCCATCTCTGCCTGAGATGCCTGTCAGTCCCTGACCTGCTGGTCTCCCTCCTACAGGTGTACCAGGCGGGCAGTGGGCAGCTCATGTTCATGAACAAGTACCACGGACGGAAGCTGTCGGTACAAGGCTTCAAGGAGGCActtttccagtttttccacaaTGGCCGGTACCTGCGCCGGGAGCTCCTGGGCCCGGTACTCAGGAAGCTGACTGAACTCAAGGGCGTGCTGGAGCGACAAGAATCCTACCGCTTCTACTCAAGCTCCCTGCTGATCATCTACGACGGCAAAGAGCGGCCTGAAGTGGTCCTGGACTCAGACGCGGAGGACTTGGAGGACCTGTCAGAGGAGTCCGCTGACGAGTCTGCCGGCGCCTATGCCTACAAGCCCATCGGCACCAGCTCAGTGGATGTGCGCATGATTGATTTTGCACACACCACGTGCAGGCTGTATGGTGAGGACAGTGTGGTCCACGAAGGCCAGGATGCTGGCTATATCTTTGGGCTCCAGAGCCTGATAGACATTGTCACAGAGATAAGTGAGGAGAGCGGGGAGTGAGCTCACTGGCTGCACCAGCACCTGAGAGACTCTCTGTGTCCCGGGCACAGCTGTGCTGTGTCGGGGAGGCGGCCCGTATGGCCAGGCGGTGGCCCTGCAGCCTGGAGCTGATGCGCAGAGGCCTCTGTGAATCCCAGCCTGAGCCAGCCCCAGCCGCGCTCggagtctttatttattttaactatttcttCGACATTCCACATTTGATGATGCAGATACCTCTTTCTTCCCTGAGTGTAAATGTTCTAATACAAATCTTTTTGTTAACTGTAACAGTGCTGCTGTCGTTCTTGCCACGGATAGGGGGCTGGAAGCCAGCCCCCCTCCCAACCCTCAGAAATGTCACACATGCCACAACCTCCACCCTGGTCCAGCAGTGTCCTCCTtaccactgcccccaccccatgggCCCTGAAGTCACCATAGCCTCTTGGCTAAGTCCTCAGTCCCTTAACCAAGTGCCCACAGGCATAACCTTAAATGGGTCCATCCCAGGACGCTTATGCAGAGGACTGCACTTGACACAGGTCTTCCCTGCCCTCACGTAGCTTCAGCCAGAGTTGGACAGCAGGTGTGCCTAGCCTTGGGTCCCGCTCCTGTGCTACTGGCAGCAGCTGATTGGCTAGACATTGTGATGTCAGGCATCCTGGAGCCAATCCTGGGACCTCAGGTGGCCACCAGTCTTTTGTCTGTTGGCGGCCATTGGCTCTGTGGTAAAGGTCCCAGGAGGTGGGGGGCTTGACGGGAGGGGGTCTTCAGGGCCGTGTGGTCCTCTTGGTCACACCATCTGCCAGCACTCCTACCTAGCCCTGGAGCCCACTGCAGCTACGCCAGTGCTATCCTTCATGTGGTTCCAGCCTGGGCAGCCCCCAAGAGAGCTGTTTCTGCTCTGTTCTCAGAGGGTTCCAGGGAGAAGTGTGGCAGGAGATCTTGAACGGCTGACACAGGCACGTGGGAGAAGGACACAGAACTAGAAAGGAGGATCTGGATGTCCAGGTCTAGCAGCCCCACCTTTTGCCTGAACCTCTCAGCACCTTCCCTCCCAGGTCCGCTATGCCTACATCCACTATATCCAAAATCATCCAATTGCATACACTGGCTGGGTTATGCCTACCTGCTCCCTGGGTCTGGGCTTCCTGAGAAGAATGTGGCTGGACCAGCCTCTGGACGGGGATGGGAGGTCCCCAGGACTCTGAGTTTAACTAAACCCAGGTCCCCTTGGTTTTTCCCCGCTGCCTCATAGGACTACAATGACCTCACCAGGTCAGGGCTGACTGGAAGGTGGGCCAAATATCTGGCTCTTAATGCCACATGATACCCCACTCCCCATCCACCAGCTCTCATCTACCTGCTCTCAGAAGATAACTGGGAATTGTAAGTCTCCAAAGACAACAGAAGAGAGTGATGTGAAAGTGACCAATAAGGGTGGGAGCCTGACCTTATGTTGTGAGGAGGGGAATAGCGTCACAAGCAGAGGAATAGATATGCAAGGACCCACATTAGAGAGGCAGAGAGGTTAGTGGCAGGAGAGAAGAGGTGGGGAGCTAGGATGGGAGGACTATGGACAGCAAAATGGCCTGACCTGGTTTTTGGTTCGGCAGCCCCCTCTCCACTCTTGCTCCCCGT
Coding sequences within:
- the IP6K2 gene encoding inositol hexakisphosphate kinase 2 — protein: MSPAFRAMDVEPRDKGILLEPFVHQVGGHSCVLRFNETTLCKPLVPREHQFYETLPAEMRKFTPQYKGVVSVSFEEDEDRNLCLIAYPLKGDHGTVDSVDNSDCEPKSKLLRWTNKKHHVLETDKTSKEWVRQHRKEEKVKSHKLEEEFEWLKKSEVLYYSVEKKGNVSSQLKHYNPWSMKCHQQQLQRMKENAKHRNQYKFILLENLTSRYEVPCVLDLKMGTRQHGDDASEEKAANQIRKCQQSTSAVIGVRVCGMQVYQAGSGQLMFMNKYHGRKLSVQGFKEALFQFFHNGRYLRRELLGPVLRKLTELKGVLERQESYRFYSSSLLIIYDGKERPEVVLDSDAEDLEDLSEESADESAGAYAYKPIGTSSVDVRMIDFAHTTCRLYGEDSVVHEGQDAGYIFGLQSLIDIVTEISEESGE